Proteins encoded by one window of Lactobacillus paragasseri:
- a CDS encoding helix-turn-helix domain-containing protein: protein MKGIVIEVIDNLGAAIKKRRRSLRMTQEDLAEFSSLSVNFISKIERTGNQNISIQKLDAIAKALQTSVITLIDESSKTPKSQTFVNKLSNDRVFLDKLTNDMKKLPVAQEEALAKSFITIINTFAKEDK from the coding sequence GTGAAAGGAATTGTGATTGAAGTGATAGACAACTTAGGAGCTGCGATCAAAAAAAGACGCAGGAGTTTGAGAATGACTCAAGAGGACCTTGCGGAATTCAGTAGTCTATCAGTAAATTTCATCTCTAAGATTGAAAGAACAGGTAACCAAAATATCAGTATTCAAAAATTAGATGCGATTGCAAAAGCACTACAAACATCCGTAATTACTTTAATTGATGAATCCTCAAAAACTCCCAAATCACAGACATTTGTAAACAAGTTAAGTAATGACCGTGTTTTTCTTGACAAACTTACAAATGACATGAAAAAGCTTCCTGTCGCTCAGGAAGAAGCTTTAGCTAAGAGTTTTATTACTATAATTAATACTTTTGCTAAAGAAGATAAATAA
- a CDS encoding DNA/RNA non-specific endonuclease: MINKKITQFLAAALLFSLGAGQTYTSQISSASAIKIVKKYKYDYSDQKEASRLKNKNHKVEKKISSLDKKIADLQKQLKHYTNPNAVESLSKQKLSTLNYEGKSVVNVNNNNPDFSKEDLDTSQGAWQKYGDLDSQNRVTAANALLNKSLMPKTKREALHVNPTGWHNKKINHHWLFNRSHLIGYQLTGQNNNWKNLMTGTRHLNDPDMLMYENEVATYLKSSPTNYVRYRVTPIFRNNELLARGVEMEGQSINSNDVHFHVYIFNVQDGVTLDYNTGNSKIS; this comes from the coding sequence ATGATAAATAAAAAAATTACTCAATTTTTAGCCGCTGCCCTCTTGTTTTCATTAGGAGCCGGTCAAACATATACCTCTCAGATAAGTTCAGCTAGTGCTATTAAGATTGTTAAAAAATACAAGTATGACTATAGTGATCAAAAAGAAGCTAGTCGTTTAAAAAATAAAAATCATAAAGTTGAAAAGAAAATTAGTTCTCTAGATAAAAAAATAGCTGATCTTCAAAAACAATTAAAGCATTACACAAATCCCAATGCTGTTGAGTCTTTAAGTAAACAAAAATTGTCTACTCTCAATTACGAAGGTAAAAGCGTTGTTAATGTTAATAACAATAATCCTGATTTTTCAAAGGAAGACTTGGATACCAGCCAGGGCGCTTGGCAAAAATATGGTGATCTTGATTCTCAAAATCGAGTAACAGCAGCCAATGCACTTTTAAACAAATCATTAATGCCCAAGACTAAAAGAGAAGCGCTTCATGTTAACCCAACTGGCTGGCATAATAAAAAGATAAATCATCATTGGCTCTTTAATCGTTCACACTTAATTGGCTACCAATTAACTGGCCAAAACAATAATTGGAAAAACTTAATGACAGGAACTAGGCACTTAAATGATCCTGACATGCTAATGTATGAAAATGAAGTAGCCACTTACTTAAAATCTTCGCCGACCAATTATGTCCGCTACCGAGTAACACCAATTTTTAGAAATAATGAATTACTCGCTCGCGGAGTTGAAATGGAAGGACAATCTATTAATTCAAATGACGTTCATTTTCATGTTTATATTTTTAATGTACAAGATGGAGTAACCCTAGATTATAATACTGGAAACAGCAAAATTTCTTAA
- a CDS encoding DNA-entry nuclease, which produces MRIFMNGESKMKNKVVKIIMWILFWFYLIPYYLVKKFLFKKAAHPILWANCVTIGLFFVLGLVTSPSSHNTSQQSTQKTTLTKSKKIAHKTVTKTITKKVGTKELNKEKARAKVLTQEEKNKQAEYNKLKNQLDDYQAKEEKQKQEAEQERKAAGAQAQKEAAAKKKEIEEAQKKAKQNQETNNNGSSSQSQGDLYTANQGTIVGNCNSKIYHVPGQAGYHMHSANAVYFNSEQDAINAGYRKAKR; this is translated from the coding sequence ATGAGGATATTTATGAATGGAGAAAGTAAGATGAAAAATAAAGTTGTCAAAATAATTATGTGGATCCTCTTTTGGTTCTACCTAATTCCATATTATCTTGTTAAAAAATTTTTATTCAAAAAAGCCGCTCATCCGATTCTTTGGGCCAACTGTGTCACAATTGGCTTATTCTTCGTATTAGGATTGGTCACCTCTCCTAGTTCGCACAATACAAGCCAACAGTCTACTCAAAAAACTACCTTAACTAAAAGTAAAAAAATAGCCCACAAAACTGTCACTAAGACAATTACTAAAAAAGTAGGTACGAAAGAACTTAATAAAGAAAAAGCTAGAGCTAAAGTTCTTACGCAGGAAGAAAAAAACAAGCAAGCCGAATATAATAAATTAAAAAATCAACTTGATGACTATCAAGCAAAAGAAGAAAAGCAAAAACAAGAAGCTGAACAGGAAAGAAAGGCTGCTGGAGCTCAAGCCCAAAAAGAAGCTGCTGCCAAAAAGAAAGAAATTGAAGAAGCACAGAAAAAAGCTAAGCAAAATCAAGAAACAAACAATAATGGCTCATCTAGTCAAAGTCAAGGTGATCTATATACTGCAAATCAGGGTACAATTGTCGGCAATTGCAATTCAAAGATCTACCACGTTCCCGGACAAGCAGGCTACCACATGCATTCAGCCAATGCAGTCTATTTTAATAGTGAGCAAGATGCTATTAATGCTGGTTATAGAAAGGCGAAAAGATAA
- a CDS encoding MetQ/NlpA family ABC transporter substrate-binding protein — MHKKRIRNRIIWSVVAVLIVIAGWFSFGPTSTNTKDQKEVVVGVVGQTKQDAEIWKSVAETAKEDYGIKIKIKNFTDYNQPNKALQNGDIDLNAFQHYTFLNAWNKANHGSLVAIGNTYIAPIRLYSKKYKNINELPQGATIAVPNDASNESRALYVLKNAGLIKLRKGVKLATVADITSNPKGLKIKEVSAEQTARVIDDVDASIVNNTYAVPAKLGDKQTIYIEPLNKDSEQWINIIVANKKDKNNKIYKDLVKAYQTEKTKKLSEKLYGKTEIAAWGLKLK; from the coding sequence ATGCATAAGAAAAGAATTAGAAATCGGATAATTTGGTCAGTGGTAGCAGTTTTAATCGTCATTGCTGGGTGGTTTAGTTTTGGCCCCACGAGTACTAATACAAAAGATCAAAAAGAAGTAGTTGTTGGGGTAGTTGGTCAAACCAAGCAAGACGCAGAGATTTGGAAAAGCGTCGCAGAAACTGCTAAAGAAGATTATGGTATAAAAATTAAAATTAAGAATTTTACTGATTATAACCAGCCAAATAAGGCTCTTCAAAATGGTGATATTGATCTAAATGCCTTTCAGCACTATACATTTTTAAACGCTTGGAATAAGGCAAATCATGGTTCATTGGTTGCAATTGGAAATACTTATATTGCTCCAATCAGATTATATTCAAAGAAATATAAGAATATTAATGAGTTGCCACAAGGAGCTACAATTGCAGTTCCAAATGATGCTTCTAATGAATCAAGAGCTTTATATGTATTAAAGAATGCAGGATTAATTAAATTAAGAAAAGGCGTTAAATTAGCTACAGTTGCTGATATTACTTCAAACCCTAAAGGATTAAAAATTAAAGAAGTTAGTGCTGAGCAAACAGCTAGAGTAATTGATGATGTTGATGCAAGTATTGTTAATAACACTTACGCGGTTCCAGCTAAATTAGGTGATAAGCAGACAATTTATATTGAGCCATTAAATAAAGATTCAGAACAATGGATTAATATTATTGTTGCTAACAAAAAGGATAAGAATAACAAGATCTACAAAGATCTAGTTAAGGCATATCAGACTGAAAAGACTAAGAAGTTATCTGAAAAGCTCTACGGTAAGACCGAAATTGCAGCTTGGGGATTGAAGTTGAAGTAA
- a CDS encoding methionine ABC transporter ATP-binding protein: MTAQINLKDITVKFGENKAVNNVNLEINKGDIYGVIGFSGAGKSTLVRTINLLQYPSAGSVEVNGTILFKEGKLQVSKKQLQEKRRKIGMIFQNFNLLNEETVIENVAFALQHTHLSDKELEEKSLHLLELVGLKDKSDFYPAQLSGGQRQRVAIARALANDPDILISDEATSALDPKTTNQILDLLYDLNKKLGLTIVLITHEMDAVKRVANKIAVMEKGKIIEKGDLREVFLHPQKQLTRQFVGGALQAQHILNTYNFDKLADNAELYQLVYSINDVTKSVVADLDVSLNTKASILYGNVEVLSGEPIGTLAILLNLDEQKQKEAIKFLESKNVVVTKLDKGVLTND, translated from the coding sequence ATGACAGCACAAATTAATTTAAAAGATATTACTGTTAAATTTGGAGAAAATAAGGCAGTTAATAATGTAAATTTAGAAATAAACAAGGGCGATATTTATGGTGTAATTGGCTTCTCTGGTGCAGGGAAATCTACCTTGGTTAGGACAATTAATTTACTGCAATATCCTTCTGCTGGTTCTGTAGAAGTTAATGGAACAATTTTGTTTAAAGAAGGTAAACTTCAAGTTTCTAAAAAGCAGCTTCAGGAAAAAAGACGAAAAATTGGAATGATTTTTCAGAATTTTAATCTTTTAAATGAAGAAACTGTGATTGAAAATGTTGCTTTTGCATTGCAGCATACGCATTTATCTGACAAGGAATTAGAAGAAAAATCACTTCATTTATTAGAATTAGTAGGTTTGAAAGATAAATCTGACTTTTATCCAGCGCAATTATCTGGAGGTCAAAGACAGCGTGTAGCAATTGCCCGTGCCCTAGCTAACGACCCTGATATTTTGATTTCTGATGAAGCAACTAGTGCACTTGACCCTAAAACCACTAATCAAATCTTAGATTTGCTTTATGATTTAAACAAAAAACTAGGTTTAACGATTGTTTTGATTACACATGAGATGGATGCGGTAAAAAGGGTTGCAAACAAAATTGCTGTCATGGAAAAAGGGAAAATAATTGAAAAGGGCGATTTGAGAGAGGTCTTCTTGCATCCTCAAAAACAGCTTACACGTCAATTTGTGGGTGGTGCTTTGCAGGCTCAACATATTTTAAATACGTACAACTTTGATAAGCTAGCAGATAATGCAGAATTATATCAGTTAGTTTATAGCATTAATGATGTTACTAAGTCAGTAGTTGCTGATTTAGATGTTTCATTAAATACTAAAGCAAGTATTTTGTATGGAAATGTAGAAGTCTTAAGTGGTGAACCAATTGGAACACTTGCCATTTTATTGAACCTTGATGAGCAAAAACAAAAAGAAGCAATTAAATTTTTAGAAAGTAAAAATGTTGTAGTAACAAAATTAGATAAAGGAGTGCTGACTAATGATTAG
- a CDS encoding methionine ABC transporter permease, with protein MISFLTKNFPNVVALGWGGDAGWGTAIFQTLFMTFWSAIFGGILGLVFGLLLVLTKPKGILANKVLYWIVDKLVSIFRAVPFIILLAFVAPVTQKIVGTQIGMKAALVPLTLGVFPFFARQVQVALESVDNGKIEAAEALGASTKDIIFDVYLRESRSELARVSTVTLISLIGLTAMAGAVGAGGLGNTAISYGYNRFNNDVTLVATLLVLLLVLIVQVVGDLVAKRLNHQER; from the coding sequence ATGATTAGTTTTTTGACTAAAAACTTTCCTAATGTTGTGGCCCTAGGGTGGGGCGGAGATGCTGGTTGGGGAACAGCTATTTTCCAAACCTTATTTATGACTTTTTGGTCAGCTATTTTTGGAGGAATTCTTGGTTTAGTTTTTGGTTTACTGCTCGTTTTGACAAAACCAAAAGGAATTTTAGCCAATAAAGTTCTTTACTGGATCGTTGATAAACTAGTATCTATTTTTAGAGCCGTTCCATTTATTATTTTACTGGCTTTTGTTGCTCCAGTTACTCAAAAAATTGTCGGCACTCAAATTGGGATGAAAGCTGCTTTAGTACCATTAACTTTAGGTGTTTTTCCATTTTTTGCTAGACAGGTTCAAGTTGCACTTGAAAGTGTCGATAATGGAAAGATTGAAGCAGCTGAAGCTTTAGGTGCATCAACCAAAGATATTATTTTTGATGTTTATTTAAGAGAAAGTAGATCCGAATTAGCTAGAGTTTCGACAGTAACTTTGATTAGTTTAATCGGCTTAACAGCAATGGCTGGTGCTGTTGGAGCTGGCGGTTTAGGTAATACAGCTATTTCTTATGGTTATAATCGATTTAATAATGACGTTACTCTAGTAGCAACATTATTGGTCTTATTGTTAGTGCTAATTGTACAAGTAGTTGGAGATTTAGTAGCAAAGAGATTGAATCACCAAGAACGTTAA
- a CDS encoding class II fumarate hydratase — translation MVKKGYRVESDTLGPVEVPEKALWGPQTQRSKDNFHTGALMPIGIIRALLQIKLAAAQANIEAGTETEEKGRAIIEAIHQLLDLNNEELQPYFPLHVYQTGSGTQTNMNVNEVVANLANQNHPGLNVLPNDDVNMGQSSNDTFPTAMNLVATQALDDLKPSVKHLIKELKVKQDEYWTTVKVGRTHLQDAVPLTFGQELSGYIAALNHDLAYINELEETLYELPIGGTAVGTGLNAAPGMAEDIAERLSRKYGHQFDVKTNKFFGLANHSGLNVVHGALKALAADMFKIAQDIRFLGSGPRAGLGELNLPANEPGSSIMPGKVNPTQAEAVTMACLRVFGNDTTITMAASQGNFEMNVFKPVMIAAFLESANVLSGTISSFANKMIHGLTVNKERMAKDVTDSLMTVTALSPHIGYHEAATIAQTAAKENTTLRTAALKSGLVTKEQYDKWMKPITMTNAMNTKPIDD, via the coding sequence ATGGTAAAAAAAGGTTATCGTGTTGAAAGTGATACATTAGGTCCAGTGGAAGTTCCTGAAAAAGCATTATGGGGCCCACAAACTCAAAGAAGTAAAGACAATTTCCACACTGGAGCATTAATGCCAATTGGTATTATTCGGGCGCTTCTTCAAATAAAACTAGCTGCTGCTCAAGCTAATATTGAAGCTGGTACTGAAACGGAAGAAAAGGGACGCGCAATAATTGAAGCAATTCATCAATTGCTCGATCTAAATAATGAAGAATTGCAACCATACTTTCCACTTCATGTTTACCAAACTGGATCTGGTACTCAGACTAATATGAACGTTAATGAGGTCGTAGCTAATTTAGCTAATCAGAATCATCCTGGGTTGAATGTTTTACCTAATGATGACGTGAATATGGGACAATCTTCAAACGATACTTTCCCGACTGCAATGAATTTAGTGGCTACGCAAGCTTTAGATGATTTAAAACCATCTGTCAAACACTTAATTAAAGAATTGAAGGTTAAGCAAGATGAATATTGGACTACAGTTAAAGTAGGTAGAACTCACTTACAAGATGCTGTTCCATTGACTTTTGGACAAGAACTATCAGGCTATATTGCTGCTCTAAATCATGATTTAGCTTATATTAATGAATTGGAAGAAACTTTATATGAATTGCCAATTGGTGGAACTGCTGTTGGTACTGGACTTAACGCAGCTCCGGGTATGGCTGAAGATATTGCTGAGCGTTTATCAAGAAAATATGGTCACCAATTTGATGTAAAAACTAATAAATTTTTCGGTTTAGCAAATCACTCAGGCTTGAATGTTGTTCATGGTGCTCTAAAAGCCTTAGCTGCCGATATGTTTAAGATCGCTCAAGATATTCGCTTCCTAGGTTCTGGTCCCAGAGCTGGATTAGGAGAGTTAAATTTGCCGGCAAATGAACCTGGTTCCTCAATTATGCCGGGTAAAGTCAACCCTACTCAAGCAGAAGCGGTTACTATGGCATGCTTAAGAGTATTTGGAAATGACACGACAATCACAATGGCAGCTTCTCAAGGAAACTTTGAAATGAATGTCTTCAAACCTGTCATGATTGCAGCATTCTTAGAATCCGCAAATGTTTTATCAGGAACTATTTCAAGCTTTGCTAATAAGATGATTCATGGTTTGACTGTAAACAAGGAAAGAATGGCAAAAGATGTCACTGATTCCTTAATGACTGTTACTGCGCTTTCACCTCATATTGGCTATCATGAAGCAGCTACAATTGCACAAACTGCAGCTAAAGAAAATACAACTTTACGAACAGCAGCCTTAAAGAGTGGATTAGTCACTAAAGAGCAATATGATAAATGGATGAAGCCAATCACAATGACCAATGCGATGAACACGAAACCAATTGATGATTAA
- a CDS encoding flavocytochrome c: MAYKFPTQTVDNLKEEYDAIIVGSGGTGLAAAIQAHQYGLNVAILEKNSFLGGNTMRASSGMNAAESIVQARLGVNDSMQKFYDETLKGGGYMNDREMLHYFVEHAPLAIAWLEDLGIKVDDLTITGGMSKKRTHRPSSMAPIGAFLVNNLLKLADERHIPIFIDSKVTSLLQDKDKKITGVEVNKEHQVRAKAVLLATGGFGAAKDLIAKYRPDLRDYKTTNQAGATGDGLKLADKVGAQLEQLELVQVHPTVQQDTDHAYLIGEAVRGEGAILVDRDGERFINELSTRKIVSNAITETPEHSAYLIFDQGVRDRVKAIEFYDSINLVVHGSTIEELAENIKVPAANLKKTLQSWNEAVKKNSDTEFGRTTGMASLDHAPYYAIHIAPAIHYTMGGIHIAPDTRVYDTNGNFIAGLYAAGEVSGGLHGNNRIGGNSIAETIIFGREAGKTMAKLIK; this comes from the coding sequence ATGGCATATAAATTTCCAACACAAACAGTAGATAATTTAAAGGAAGAATATGATGCAATTATCGTTGGTAGTGGCGGTACTGGTTTAGCAGCTGCAATTCAGGCGCATCAATATGGCTTAAATGTTGCTATTTTAGAAAAGAATAGCTTTTTAGGTGGAAATACTATGAGAGCCAGTTCAGGGATGAATGCAGCTGAAAGTATCGTTCAAGCTCGTCTAGGTGTAAACGATAGTATGCAAAAATTTTATGATGAAACGCTAAAAGGCGGCGGTTATATGAATGACCGTGAAATGCTTCATTATTTTGTCGAGCATGCACCGCTAGCTATTGCTTGGCTTGAAGATTTAGGCATTAAGGTAGATGATTTAACTATTACAGGTGGTATGTCCAAAAAGAGAACTCACCGTCCATCTTCAATGGCTCCAATCGGTGCCTTTTTAGTTAATAATTTACTTAAGCTAGCAGATGAGCGTCACATTCCAATTTTTATCGATTCAAAGGTTACTAGCCTGTTACAAGATAAAGATAAGAAAATTACTGGTGTAGAAGTTAATAAGGAACATCAAGTAAGAGCTAAAGCAGTTTTACTTGCTACTGGTGGTTTTGGTGCTGCTAAAGATTTAATTGCTAAATATCGTCCTGATTTGCGTGATTATAAAACAACCAATCAAGCAGGTGCTACTGGAGACGGTTTGAAATTAGCTGATAAAGTTGGGGCACAATTAGAACAGTTGGAGTTAGTTCAGGTTCATCCAACTGTGCAGCAAGATACCGATCACGCATATTTGATTGGTGAAGCAGTGCGCGGCGAGGGAGCAATTTTGGTCGACCGTGATGGTGAGCGGTTTATTAATGAATTAAGTACTCGTAAGATTGTCTCTAATGCGATTACTGAAACTCCTGAGCATTCTGCGTATTTAATTTTTGATCAAGGAGTTAGAGATAGAGTTAAAGCAATCGAATTCTATGACTCAATTAACTTGGTTGTTCATGGAAGTACAATTGAAGAATTAGCTGAAAATATTAAAGTTCCGGCTGCAAATCTGAAAAAAACTCTTCAAAGTTGGAATGAAGCAGTTAAAAAGAATAGTGACACAGAATTTGGACGAACAACTGGTATGGCTAGCTTAGATCATGCACCGTATTATGCGATTCATATTGCACCTGCTATTCACTATACAATGGGCGGAATTCATATTGCGCCTGATACCAGAGTTTATGATACAAATGGCAATTTTATTGCAGGATTATATGCTGCTGGTGAAGTTAGTGGTGGTTTGCATGGAAATAATAGAATTGGCGGTAATTCAATTGCTGAAACGATTATTTTTGGACGTGAAGCAGGGAAAACTATGGCAAAGTTAATTAAATAA
- a CDS encoding L-lactate dehydrogenase encodes MSRRKVFLVGDGRVGSTFANDLLQNVKIDELVICDVVKKITEGDALDLEDLAPFVGQCTVKSGDYSDAKDADIAVITAGAARKPGMTRLDLVNTNVKILESIVKPIVDSGFNGIFVVSANPVDILTTLTQKLSGFPKNKIIGTGTSLDTARLRVALSHKTGVNVDHIDAYVLGEHGDTSFENFDEAIIDHKPLRSYKELDEQTLVELETDVRKKGGKIIANKGATFYGVAMCLTQICKAILENNARVMPLSAPMTGEYGIHDLYLGSPAVVTANGISDVIELHLSEDEKKKMTYSATKMKEVVDGIEL; translated from the coding sequence ATGAGTCGTAGAAAAGTATTTTTAGTCGGTGACGGTCGTGTTGGCTCAACTTTTGCAAATGATTTATTACAAAATGTAAAAATTGATGAATTGGTAATTTGCGATGTAGTTAAGAAAATTACTGAAGGGGATGCGTTAGACTTAGAAGATCTAGCCCCATTTGTTGGTCAATGTACAGTAAAGAGCGGAGATTACAGTGATGCTAAAGATGCAGATATTGCCGTAATTACTGCTGGTGCTGCAAGAAAACCGGGAATGACTAGATTAGATTTAGTAAATACTAATGTTAAAATCCTAGAATCCATTGTAAAGCCAATTGTCGATTCTGGCTTTAATGGTATTTTCGTTGTTTCTGCAAATCCAGTAGATATTTTAACTACTTTAACACAAAAATTATCTGGTTTTCCTAAGAATAAAATTATTGGAACAGGGACATCTCTTGATACAGCACGTTTGCGTGTAGCATTATCACACAAGACTGGTGTGAATGTTGATCACATTGATGCTTATGTTTTAGGTGAACATGGAGATACTTCTTTTGAAAACTTCGATGAAGCTATTATCGACCATAAACCACTTCGTTCTTACAAAGAATTAGATGAACAAACATTAGTTGAATTGGAAACTGATGTACGCAAAAAAGGTGGCAAGATTATTGCTAACAAGGGTGCAACATTCTACGGCGTTGCAATGTGCTTAACTCAAATTTGTAAGGCAATTTTAGAAAATAATGCTCGCGTTATGCCGTTATCAGCTCCAATGACTGGAGAATATGGTATTCATGATCTTTATCTTGGAAGTCCAGCGGTTGTTACTGCAAATGGAATTAGTGATGTGATCGAGCTTCACTTATCAGAAGATGAGAAAAAGAAAATGACTTATTCAGCAACAAAGATGAAAGAAGTTGTTGATGGAATTGAGCTATAA
- a CDS encoding threonine/serine ThrE exporter family protein, whose amino-acid sequence MKNKENKIERVNQLHHKHTLSHHHHMRIRWQEFFTSDNITPAKNATLAERSVIVGHIGMMLLSYGTGAWRVRSAMNTIARCLDMTCSTDIGLVSIEYTCVDTDGKSYTQALSLPTTGVNTTKLDRMENFVNQFKEDDGNWTIGQIHNRLEKISTMKSRYSPWQVGLAAGLACGGFIFLLGGGIFEVICAFFGASCGNYVRRKMADRHLTILANITVAVAVACAVYVGSFYLIRLFYPVSLHHLDGYIGAMLFVIPGFPFITSGLDLSKLDMRSGLERMAYAIMIIVVATAVGWVMALILNLHPQNFEKLGLTPVVLTLLRLVASFCGVFGFSIMFNSKISMATVAGLSGAVANTLRLSLVNWSNVPPAVAAFIGAFVAGMLASIIRRKIGFPRIAITVPSIVIMVPGLYMYRAMFNLGLTSLNAGALWMVQALMIVICLPLGLIAARILMDKDWRHAG is encoded by the coding sequence GTGAAAAACAAGGAAAACAAAATTGAGCGTGTAAATCAATTACACCATAAGCATACTTTGTCGCATCACCATCATATGCGAATTCGTTGGCAAGAATTTTTTACGAGTGATAATATTACACCTGCTAAAAATGCTACTTTGGCTGAGCGTTCTGTGATTGTAGGTCATATTGGAATGATGCTTTTGTCATATGGGACAGGAGCTTGGCGAGTAAGATCTGCGATGAATACAATTGCTCGTTGCTTAGACATGACTTGTAGTACTGATATTGGTTTAGTATCAATTGAATATACTTGTGTTGATACCGATGGGAAGAGCTATACTCAGGCCTTGAGCTTACCAACAACTGGCGTTAATACTACAAAATTAGACCGAATGGAAAATTTTGTTAATCAGTTTAAAGAAGATGATGGAAACTGGACTATTGGTCAAATTCATAATCGTTTAGAAAAAATTTCAACTATGAAGTCACGGTATTCACCTTGGCAAGTTGGGTTAGCAGCTGGTTTAGCCTGTGGAGGATTTATCTTCTTACTTGGTGGTGGAATTTTCGAAGTTATTTGTGCCTTTTTTGGGGCTAGCTGCGGAAATTATGTTCGCCGTAAAATGGCAGACCGTCATCTCACTATTTTGGCTAATATTACTGTTGCCGTAGCGGTTGCCTGCGCAGTTTATGTGGGAAGTTTTTATTTAATCAGATTATTTTATCCAGTAAGTTTACATCATTTAGATGGCTATATTGGAGCAATGTTATTTGTAATTCCAGGATTTCCATTTATTACATCAGGGCTTGACCTTTCTAAGCTGGATATGCGATCAGGTTTAGAAAGAATGGCTTATGCAATTATGATTATTGTTGTTGCCACAGCGGTTGGTTGGGTAATGGCTTTGATTTTAAACTTGCATCCGCAGAATTTTGAAAAATTAGGATTAACTCCAGTAGTTTTAACATTATTGAGATTAGTAGCTAGTTTTTGTGGAGTCTTTGGTTTCTCAATTATGTTTAATTCTAAGATTTCAATGGCAACAGTTGCTGGCTTGTCAGGAGCAGTTGCAAATACTTTACGTTTGAGCTTAGTTAATTGGTCAAACGTACCTCCAGCAGTTGCTGCTTTTATTGGAGCTTTCGTAGCAGGGATGCTTGCGTCAATTATTAGACGTAAAATTGGTTTTCCAAGAATTGCAATCACTGTGCCCTCAATAGTAATCATGGTTCCAGGTTTGTATATGTATCGAGCAATGTTTAATTTGGGATTAACGTCATTGAATGCTGGTGCATTATGGATGGTGCAAGCCTTGATGATTGTTATTTGTTTACCATTAGGACTGATTGCAGCACGTATTTTAATGGACAAAGACTGGCGGCATGCAGGATAA
- a CDS encoding asparaginase, whose product MQKKILLLSTGGTIASVVSDAGLVPKESGEQLINMLGELPYDITVEDILQLDSSNIQPEEWKLIAEKIFENRNKYDGIVVSHGTDTMAYTASMLAFMLQNINIPVVLTGSQVPINVVLSDAPDNLRLAFAAAASCCPNIYLAFDRKVMLGCRSVKVRTINFDAFESVNVPPVAKVTSDGLVFSEQNLPKNTKECTLNTEINPHVSLVKLFPGFDPKLLFAMVESGCKGIVIEAYGLGGMNYIRRNMVGAVGELIRYGIPVIASSQCLYERSDLTKYEVGREALLEGAISARDMTSESAITKLMWGLGQGWDVHQIAEFFNTDVVGEVTIEKDDTLRVD is encoded by the coding sequence ATGCAAAAGAAAATTTTATTGCTTTCTACTGGGGGAACGATTGCTTCTGTGGTTTCTGATGCGGGGTTAGTACCTAAAGAATCTGGAGAACAATTGATCAATATGTTGGGTGAGCTGCCATATGATATTACAGTTGAAGATATTCTGCAGTTAGATTCTTCTAATATTCAACCTGAAGAATGGAAGTTAATTGCAGAGAAAATTTTCGAAAACAGAAATAAATATGATGGTATTGTAGTTTCCCACGGTACTGATACAATGGCTTACACGGCATCGATGCTCGCCTTCATGCTGCAAAATATTAATATTCCAGTTGTTTTAACTGGAAGTCAGGTGCCGATTAACGTGGTTTTAAGTGATGCACCAGATAATTTAAGATTGGCCTTCGCAGCAGCAGCTAGTTGTTGTCCAAATATTTATTTAGCTTTTGATCGAAAAGTAATGCTGGGATGTCGTAGTGTAAAGGTTAGGACAATAAACTTTGATGCTTTTGAGAGCGTAAACGTGCCACCTGTTGCTAAGGTTACATCCGATGGTCTAGTTTTTTCTGAGCAAAATTTACCTAAAAATACTAAAGAATGTACTTTAAATACGGAAATTAATCCCCATGTTTCACTAGTAAAATTATTCCCTGGCTTTGATCCTAAGTTGCTATTTGCGATGGTTGAGAGTGGATGTAAAGGAATCGTCATTGAAGCGTATGGCTTAGGCGGAATGAATTATATTAGAAGAAATATGGTAGGAGCAGTGGGTGAATTAATTCGCTATGGGATACCAGTGATTGCAAGTAGTCAATGTTTATATGAACGAAGCGACCTTACCAAGTACGAAGTAGGGAGAGAAGCCCTTCTTGAAGGCGCAATTAGTGCGCGTGATATGACATCAGAAAGTGCCATTACTAAGTTAATGTGGGGCTTAGGTCAAGGATGGGATGTACATCAAATTGCTGAATTTTTTAATACGGATGTAGTTGGTGAAGTAACAATAGAAAAAGACGATACACTTCGTGTGGATTAA